The proteins below are encoded in one region of Ricinus communis isolate WT05 ecotype wild-type chromosome 6, ASM1957865v1, whole genome shotgun sequence:
- the LOC8278563 gene encoding chaperone protein DnaJ 1, which produces MGDPPRSQTVDFYGILGIPKSASLKDVSKAYKSLVTKWHPDKNPSNKDEAQVQLQQINEAFKALNEKKIQERPISIDYEPTTPSTKDLPSPGGSSHHDKSMDESFFSRPSILLKSLSKKSRTSSPNPTQFLENASWRSTSPMQDASRSKSAYRSMSRTHSPNPNHLSKSTSRRTSPLQDASRSKSTCKSMSRTPSSNPNPLSKSTSRRTSPTLHDSSRSKSTCRRSASETEIPSLTRSLTKKGNTTPIVYSQSTAWRIPSPIERKLACTLEELCHGCVKKIKITRDIISNGIIKQVEEILKIKVKPGWKKGTKITFEGKGDERPGYLPADIIFLIDEKRHPLFTREGDDLEYGLEIPLVQALTGCSISVPLLGGEKMRLSFDEIIFPRFEKVIPGQGMPTKREGHRGDLRIKFFVEFPLQLSDEQRSEASRILQDCS; this is translated from the exons ATGGGAGATCCTCCACGTTCGCAGACTGTAGACTTTTATGGCATCCTTGGAATACCTAAAAGTGCAAGCCTTAAAGATGTGAGTAAAGCATACAAGTCTCTTGTTACAAAATGGCATCCTGATAAGAACCCATCCAACAAAGATGAAGCGCAAGTCCAACTCCAGCAAATTAATGAAGCCTTCAAG GCCCTTAATGAGAAAAAGATTCAAGAAAGGCCAATAAGTATTGATTATGAGCCAACAACACCATCAACAAAAGATTTGCCATCTCCAGGAGGTTCCTCTCACCATGACAAAAGCATGGACGAGAGCTTCTTCTCTCGGCCTTCTATTCTCTTGAAGAGTCTAAGTAAAAAGAGTCGAACATCTTCTCCAAATCCTACTCAATTTTTGGAAAATGCAAGTTGGAGGAGCACTTCTCCGATGCAAGATGCCTCTCGATCAAAAAGCGCATACAGGAGTATGAGTCGAACACATTCTCCAAACCCTAATCACTTATCGAAAAGTACCAGTCGACGCACTTCTCCTTTACAAGATGCCTCTCGATCAAAAAGCACATGCAAGAGTATGAGTCGAACGCCTTCTTCAAACCCTAATCCCTTATCAAAAAGTACTAGCCGGCGCACTTCTCCAACACTGCATGATTCTTCCAGGTCGAAAAGCACATGTAGAAGAAGTGCCTCTGAGACTGAAATACCTTCACTAACGAGAAGTCTAACTAAAAAGGGAAACACTACGCCTATTGTATACTCTCAATCCACTGCTTGGAGAATACCTTCACCTATTGAAAGGAAGTTGGCGTGCACACTCGAGGAGTTATGCCATGGATGTgtcaagaaaattaagatCACTAGAGATATTATCTCAAATGG AATAATTAAGCAAGTAGAGGAGATCCTGAAGATAAAAGTGAAGCCAGGATGGAAGAAAGGAACAAAGATTACATTTGAAGGAAAGGGTGATGAGAGACCAGGGTATCTCCCAGCAGACATAATTTTCCTGATAGATGAAAAAAGGCACCCCTTGTTCACAAGGGAAGGTGATGACTTGGAGTATGGACTTGAGATCCCACTAGTGCAGGCTCTAACTGGTTGTTCCATCTCAGTTCCATTACTTGGAGGAGAAAAGATGCGTTTATCGTTCGATGAAATCATATTTCCAAGGTTTGAAAAGGTCATTCCAGGCCAAGGCATGCCTACTAAAAGAGAAGGACACAGAGGGGATTTGcgaatcaaattttttgtgGAATTCCCATTGCAATTAAGTGATGAACAACGAAGTGAAGCTTCTAGGATTCTACAAGATTGTTCTTGA
- the LOC8278562 gene encoding probable receptor-like protein kinase At1g11050 isoform X1 → MGYLDSLLFLILSLFVLFHTQEAATDFPLSSFNNITSQCPMDLNYVLRIPWNKTSCQNYQPSQDNTSNPQNDITSTDPCCRTLLSLFGVGLAQHLKETSLFQLPSFNTSVSCLKDFQEKLSSLFFPDDIVSHCLDPNQFVLTPNICAEVQTYQDWVTKLGKSTALDSACKPDLVDLTSCSACVAAGFKVQSSLILIDGDKTHATDCFYFTVLYAAGIVNEFGPESDGAVTCIFGLDLDSKVGSSNNGHSALVFGLTGASVAVLVMSILLGLYFWYDKKRRKRNPPSPFDLEERGSRPKLRPNTGSIWFKIHDLEKATDNFSQKNFIGRGGFGFVYKGVLSDGTTVAVKRIIESDFQGDTEFCNEVEIISNLKHRNLVPLRGCCVVDEDEDYIEKGSQRYLVYDYMPNGNLDDHLFPSTDNRNEKKLLTWPQRKSIILDVAKGLAYLHYGVKPAIYHRDIKATNILLDADMRGRVADFGLAKQSREGQSHLTTRVAGTHGYLAPEYALYGQLTEKSDVYSFGIVVLEIMCGRKALDLSSSGSPRAFLITDWVWSLVKAGKIEEALDPSLLKDGDSSNSNPKAIMKSFVLVGILCAHVMVALRPTIMDALKMLEGDIDVPPIPDRPIPLSHPSSFGDGNTFTISPALSFPQLNSGDMLRLPELKIKTHMPA, encoded by the exons ATGGGCTATCTTGATTCATTACTTTTCTtgattctttctctctttgttttatTCCATACTCAAGAAGCAGCCACGGATTTTCCTCTTTCTAGCTTCAATAACATAACATCTCAATGTCCTATGGATCTTAATTATGTCTTAAGAATCCCCTGGAACAAAACTTCTTGCCAAAATTACCAACCATCTCAGGACAACACTAGCAATCCTCAAAACGACATCACCAGCACAGACCCATGTTGCAGgactcttctttctctttttggagTAGGTCTTGCTCAACATCTTAAAGAAACCTCTCTTTTTCAGCTTCCAAGCTTTAACACTTCTGTTTCTTGTCTTaaagattttcaagaaaagcttagttctttattttttccagATGATATTGTTTCTCATTGTTTAGACCCTAATCAGTTTGTTTTAACTCCTAATATATGTGCTGAAGTTCAGACTTATCAGGATTGGGTTACTAAATTGGGCAAGTCAACTGCGCTTGATTCAGCCTGTAAGCCTGATCTTGTTGATCTTACATCTTGCAGTGCATGTGTTGCAGCTGGGTTTAAAGTCCAGTCgtctttgatattgattgatgGTGATAAAACTCATGCTACGGATTGTTTTTACTTTACAGTTTTATATGCTGCTGGTATTGTTAATGAGTTTGGTCCTGAAAGTGATGGTGCCGTTACTTGTATTTTTGGGCTAGATTTGGATTCTAAGGTGGGTTCAAGTAATAATGGTCATTCTGCTCTTGTTTTTGGTTTAACTGGTGCCAGTGTTGCTGTTTTGGTTATGTCTATTTTGTTAGGATTGTATTTCTGGTATgacaagaaaaggagaaaaaggaaTCCTCCTTCTCCTTTTGATTTGGAGGAACGTGGGTCTAGGCCAAAATTGAGGCCTAACACTGGGTCAATTTGGTTCAAGATTCATGATCTTGAGAAAGCAACTGATAATTTTTCGCAGAAGAATTTTATTGGGAGAGGAGGGTTTGGTTTTGTTTACAAGGGGGTTTTGTCTGATGGAACTACTGTAGCTGTTAAGAGGATTATAGAATCTGATTTTCAAGGTGATACTGAATTTTGCAATGAAGTTGAGATTATCAGCAATTTGAAGCACCGGAATCTGGTGCCGCTTAGAGGGTGTTGTGTTGTTGATGAAGATGAGGATTATATTGAGAAAGGGAGTCAAAGATATCTTGTTTATGATTATATGCCTAATGGGAATCTTGATGACCATTTGTTTCCATCAACTGATAATCGAAATGAGAAGAAACTATTGACTTGGCCTCAGAGGAAGAGCATAATCTTGGATGTGGCAAAGGGGTTAGCTTATTTGCATTATGGAGTGAAGCCTGCAATTTATCATAGAGATATTAAGGCCACAAATATATTGTTAGATGCTGATATGAGAGGAAGAGTGGCTGATTTTGGGCTGGCAAAGCAGAGCAGGGAAGGTCAGTCTCATCTTACAACAAGAGTGGCTGGTACTCATGGATACTTGGCTCCTGAATATGCTCTTTATGGGCAATTGACAGAGAAGAGTGATGTTTATAGCTTTGGGATCGTTGTTCTTGAGATAATGTGTGGGAGAAAAGCTCTTGATTTGTCTTCTTCAGGGTCTCCACGAGCTTTTTTGATCACTGACTGGGTTTGGTCATTGGTTAAGGCTGGAAAAATAGAAGAGGCTTTGGATCCTTCTTTGTTGAAGGATGGGGATTCTTCAAACTCAAACCCAAAAGCTATAATGAAGAGCTTTGTGCTTGTTGGGATTTTGTGTGCTCATGTTATGGTGGCTCTAAGACCTACTATAATGGATGCTCTGAAAATGTTGGAAGGAGATATTGATGTTCCCCCAATTCCTGATCGGCCAATACCTCTTAGCCATCCTTCCTCTTTCGGTGATGGCAATACCTTCACCATCTCACCAGCACTGAGTTTTCCACAATTGAACAGTGGAGACATGCTCAG GCTTCCGGAACTAAAAATCAAGACACATATGCCGGCTTAG
- the LOC8278562 gene encoding probable receptor-like protein kinase At1g11050 isoform X2, which translates to MGYLDSLLFLILSLFVLFHTQEAATDFPLSSFNNITSQCPMDLNYVLRIPWNKTSCQNYQPSQDNTSNPQNDITSTDPCCRTLLSLFGVGLAQHLKETSLFQLPSFNTSVSCLKDFQEKLSSLFFPDDIVSHCLDPNQFVLTPNICAEVQTYQDWVTKLGKSTALDSACKPDLVDLTSCSACVAAGFKVQSSLILIDGDKTHATDCFYFTVLYAAGIVNEFGPESDGAVTCIFGLDLDSKVGSSNNGHSALVFGLTGASVAVLVMSILLGLYFWYDKKRRKRNPPSPFDLEERGSRPKLRPNTGSIWFKIHDLEKATDNFSQKNFIGRGGFGFVYKGVLSDGTTVAVKRIIESDFQGDTEFCNEVEIISNLKHRNLVPLRGCCVVDEDEDYIEKGSQRYLVYDYMPNGNLDDHLFPSTDNRNEKKLLTWPQRKSIILDVAKGLAYLHYGVKPAIYHRDIKATNILLDADMRGRVADFGLAKQSREGQSHLTTRVAGTHGYLAPEYALYGQLTEKSDVYSFGIVVLEIMCGRKALDLSSSGSPRAFLITDWVWSLVKAGKIEEALDPSLLKDGDSSNSNPKAIMKSFVLVGILCAHVMVALRPTIMDALKMLEGDIDVPPIPDRPIPLSHPSSFGDGNTFTISPALSFPQLNSGDMLRILGEH; encoded by the exons ATGGGCTATCTTGATTCATTACTTTTCTtgattctttctctctttgttttatTCCATACTCAAGAAGCAGCCACGGATTTTCCTCTTTCTAGCTTCAATAACATAACATCTCAATGTCCTATGGATCTTAATTATGTCTTAAGAATCCCCTGGAACAAAACTTCTTGCCAAAATTACCAACCATCTCAGGACAACACTAGCAATCCTCAAAACGACATCACCAGCACAGACCCATGTTGCAGgactcttctttctctttttggagTAGGTCTTGCTCAACATCTTAAAGAAACCTCTCTTTTTCAGCTTCCAAGCTTTAACACTTCTGTTTCTTGTCTTaaagattttcaagaaaagcttagttctttattttttccagATGATATTGTTTCTCATTGTTTAGACCCTAATCAGTTTGTTTTAACTCCTAATATATGTGCTGAAGTTCAGACTTATCAGGATTGGGTTACTAAATTGGGCAAGTCAACTGCGCTTGATTCAGCCTGTAAGCCTGATCTTGTTGATCTTACATCTTGCAGTGCATGTGTTGCAGCTGGGTTTAAAGTCCAGTCgtctttgatattgattgatgGTGATAAAACTCATGCTACGGATTGTTTTTACTTTACAGTTTTATATGCTGCTGGTATTGTTAATGAGTTTGGTCCTGAAAGTGATGGTGCCGTTACTTGTATTTTTGGGCTAGATTTGGATTCTAAGGTGGGTTCAAGTAATAATGGTCATTCTGCTCTTGTTTTTGGTTTAACTGGTGCCAGTGTTGCTGTTTTGGTTATGTCTATTTTGTTAGGATTGTATTTCTGGTATgacaagaaaaggagaaaaaggaaTCCTCCTTCTCCTTTTGATTTGGAGGAACGTGGGTCTAGGCCAAAATTGAGGCCTAACACTGGGTCAATTTGGTTCAAGATTCATGATCTTGAGAAAGCAACTGATAATTTTTCGCAGAAGAATTTTATTGGGAGAGGAGGGTTTGGTTTTGTTTACAAGGGGGTTTTGTCTGATGGAACTACTGTAGCTGTTAAGAGGATTATAGAATCTGATTTTCAAGGTGATACTGAATTTTGCAATGAAGTTGAGATTATCAGCAATTTGAAGCACCGGAATCTGGTGCCGCTTAGAGGGTGTTGTGTTGTTGATGAAGATGAGGATTATATTGAGAAAGGGAGTCAAAGATATCTTGTTTATGATTATATGCCTAATGGGAATCTTGATGACCATTTGTTTCCATCAACTGATAATCGAAATGAGAAGAAACTATTGACTTGGCCTCAGAGGAAGAGCATAATCTTGGATGTGGCAAAGGGGTTAGCTTATTTGCATTATGGAGTGAAGCCTGCAATTTATCATAGAGATATTAAGGCCACAAATATATTGTTAGATGCTGATATGAGAGGAAGAGTGGCTGATTTTGGGCTGGCAAAGCAGAGCAGGGAAGGTCAGTCTCATCTTACAACAAGAGTGGCTGGTACTCATGGATACTTGGCTCCTGAATATGCTCTTTATGGGCAATTGACAGAGAAGAGTGATGTTTATAGCTTTGGGATCGTTGTTCTTGAGATAATGTGTGGGAGAAAAGCTCTTGATTTGTCTTCTTCAGGGTCTCCACGAGCTTTTTTGATCACTGACTGGGTTTGGTCATTGGTTAAGGCTGGAAAAATAGAAGAGGCTTTGGATCCTTCTTTGTTGAAGGATGGGGATTCTTCAAACTCAAACCCAAAAGCTATAATGAAGAGCTTTGTGCTTGTTGGGATTTTGTGTGCTCATGTTATGGTGGCTCTAAGACCTACTATAATGGATGCTCTGAAAATGTTGGAAGGAGATATTGATGTTCCCCCAATTCCTGATCGGCCAATACCTCTTAGCCATCCTTCCTCTTTCGGTGATGGCAATACCTTCACCATCTCACCAGCACTGAGTTTTCCACAATTGAACAGTGGAGACATGCTCAG GATTCTTGGAGAGCATTAA
- the LOC8278561 gene encoding receptor-like protein 3: MLNLVLALFSVFLCCLASLHHACDQFDHESLISFSLNISCSPPLNWSSSSDCCKWEGISCDPDGKVTSLWLPSRGLTGMFSPSIWNLTHLSQLNLSHNRFSGSVVEFFSPLLALEILDLSYNLLHGKLPSFFLSRNIKLVDLSSNLFYGEIPSRLFQQAENLATFNISNNSFTGSIPSSICSNSSFWVKLLDFSYNDFGGLIPNRLGQCYQLQVFRAGYNNLFGSLPQDMFKAIGLQEISLHSNGLSGPISNDITNLTNLKVLELYSNELTGSIPPDIGKLSNLEQLLLHVNNLTGSLPASLANCTNLVTLNLRFNYLEGDLAAFNFSKLLNLRILDLGNNNFTGSLPVTLYSCQSLTAVRLSFNQFEGQILPEIIALKSLSFLSLSYNNLINVTGAIKILMKLKNLHTLLLSKNFWNEPVPNDDEIWQSDGFHNLQILGLGGCQLRGEIPGWLTDLQKLEVLDLSQNKIKGSIPNWFVTLPSLFYIGLDNNLISGEFPRELNLLPALAKGASYQIDRSYLVMPVIVKTKNTNYLQYHKVSYLPPAIYLGNNSISGNIPVELGQLKFLQELDLSNNNFSGNIPEELSKLTNLEKLDLSGNRLTGKIPESLRGLHFLSSFSVAENNLQGLIPSGGQFDTFPLSSFIGNPGLCGSTVNHPCSYQPGTTTHSIDPDKYLNSSLVVGLIAGLSFGFVVGSATGLLYPVRRLKFLKKINMFIYPNGHRKSSVSPLYVPP; encoded by the coding sequence ATGCTAAACTTGGTCTTAGCCCTTTTTTCAGTATTTCTCTGTTGTCTTGCCTCTCTTCACCATGCCTGTGACCAGTTTGATCATGAATCTCTTATATCATTTTCTCTCAACATCTCATGTTCCCCACCTTTGAATTGGTCATCATCTAGTGACTGCTGTAAATGGGAAGGTATCAGTTGTGATCCTGATGGTAAAGTAACCAGTTTATGGCTGCCTTCAAGAGGTCTAACAGGCATGTTCTCTCCATCTATCTGGAACCTGACACATCTATCTCAACTCAACTTATCCCACAATCGCTTCTCCGGTTCTGTTGTTGAATTCTTTTCGCCTTTGCTTGCACTTGAGATTCTAGATTTGAGTTACAATCTTCTCCATGGTAAATTGCCTTCCTTCTTCCTATCCAGGAATATTAAATTGGTAGATTTATCCAGTAACCTTTTTTATGGGGAAATCCCTTCTAGACTCTTCCAGCAAGCTGAAAACTTGGCAACTTTTAATATCAGCAACAATAGCTTTACAGGCTCTATTCCTTCCTCCATCTGCTCCAATTCCTCTTTCTGGGTCAAGCTCCTGGATTTCTCCTATAATGATTTTGGTGGCCTAATACCCAACAGACTTGGTCAGTGTTATCAACTTCAGGTTTTTCGGGCAGGTTACAACAACCTCTTTGGATCACTTCCTCAGGATATGTTCAAAGCTATCGGACTTCAAGAAATCTCTTTACATTCTAATGGCCTTTCTGGACCCATCAGCAATGACATCACCAATCTTACCAACCTCAAAGTTCTTGAGCTCTATTCTAATGAATTGACAGGTTCGATCCCCCCAGATATCGGTAAGCTTTCCAACTTAGAACAATTGCTGCTACATGTCAACAACCTGACCGGTTCTCTGCCTGCATCTCTTGCCAACTGCACCAACCTTGTCACTTtgaatttaagatttaactACTTAGAAGGTGATCTTGCAGCATTTAATTTCTCGAAACTTCTCAATCTTCGGATCCTTGACTTGGGCAACAACAACTTTACCGGTAGCTTGCCAGTAACCCTTTACTCATGCCAGTCATTAACGGCAGTGAGACTGAGCTTTAACCAATTTGAGGGACAAATTTTGCCTGAAATAATTGCACTGAAATCCCTATCTTTCCTCTCGCTTTCTTATAACAATTTAATCAATGTCACTGGTGCAATCAAGATATTGATGAAACTGAAGAATCTCCATACCCTCCTCCTCTCAAAGAATTTTTGGAATGAACCAGTGCCAAATGATGATGAAATATGGCAATCAGATGGATTTCATAATCTCCAAATTTTAGGTTTAGGTGGTTGCCAACTCAGGGGGGAAATACCAGGTTGGTTAACCGATCTCCAGAAGCTAGAAGTCTTGGACCTATCACAAAACAAGATCAAAGGTTCAATTCCGAATTGGTTTGTAACTCTACCAAGCCTTTTCTATATAGGCTTGgataataaccttatatcaGGTGAATTTCCAAGGGAACTTAACTTACTTCCAGCATTGGCAAAAGGGGCTAGTTACCAGATAGACAGGAGCTATTTAGTGATGCCAGTCATTGTCAAAAccaaaaatactaattatctACAGTACCATAAAGTCTCCTACCTACCACCAGCAATATACCTTGGCAACAACAGCATTAGTGGCAACATTCCTGTCGAGCTCGGGCAGTTGAAGTTCCTCCAAGAGCTGGATTTAAGTAACAACAACTTTTCTGGAAACATTCCTGAAGAACTGTCCAAACTGACCAACCTAGAGAAATTGGATCTCTCTGGAAATCGTTTAACTGGTAAAATCCCAGAGTCACTGAGAGGTCTGCATTTCCTGTCTTCTTTCAGCGTTGCAGAAAACAATCTTCAAGGACTTATACCTTCAGGAGGACAGTTTGACACCTTTCCTCTATCCAGCTTTATAGGCAACCCAGGATTATGTGGTTCAACTGTAAATCATCCTTGTTCTTATCAACCAGGAACCACCACCCATTCTATTGATCCAGACAAATATTTGAACAGTTCACTTGTCGTTGGACTCATTGCAGGACTCTCTTTCGGATTTGTTGTTGGATCTGCAACTGGGCTACTCTACCCCGTCAGAAGGCTAAAGTTCCTGAAGAAGATTAATATGTTCATTTATCCAAATGGACACAGAAAATCATCTGTCTCGCCTTTGTATGTGCCTCCATGA